TCCGATATCGTGGCATCTTTAAAATGCATGTTTATACCATAACTCAATAGCTGAAAAATGCAgataaaaattgaattttagaCCCTAAAAGGGATAACTGTATACCTTTCTGCCAGTTGGAAAGTGGAATCCATAAAAAGCAATTCGACTTTGCGGCTCCTGGAACTGATTGTAAGAGATGCCGCAAACAAATGAAGTTGTCACCAGAATGTATTCACATACATATAGGCAGACCGCGAAAAGccgcaaatggaaaattgagCTGGCGAGTGGAAAAAGGAAATGGGAAATACTGCACTCGCAGACCCACTAACGAATGTCTTTAATCTTCTTAAGTGAGACTGCCCTCGCATCGGGCACAGCTGCGGTGCCAGTGGAGGACTGTCATCAGAGGAGAATGTGAGTTGGTAATAAAGCAAGCCAAGAAGCTAACTCGCCAAGAAGCATTCAGATCCTTCTAGCGCAGCTTTTATAGCTTTCTGCTTTCTTCCTAAAACATCACTGGTTCAGATGGTATAAACAGCTTATTTCGATGTACATAGAAAGCCTTTGATTGATTACCCCGAATTTGGAAAACTCAGCGAATATCCATATGGGAATCATTTGACCGCTGGTTCTATCATCCCAAGTTCATTTTTCTTTTGGAAATCAAATTTGTGAACAACTAAACTCATTACCAGGTTGTAGCCTTCCCTTTTCTTGTATGTTGCATTTACTTTTCTGGAAAACTAGTGTTTACTATACTGAGAATTACAAACGTCACAGAGATGACTTTATTACAAATGGTCTCAGCTATTTataattcaatatttattgAGCTCTAAAATAAGTTATAAAGTATACAAGTGGTTTATATTTTAGGTCAGAACTAATTTTTACCGAAAGAAAAGGGTTAACTCATGATCAATGGGTATTATATAGCTGCTTCCTTATCTTTCATTTCTTTTTGCTGGTTTTGGTTTCGTCTGATGTAGCATTGGCTTTGCATGCGAACAGGGCAGCGAAAGTAATTACTTTAATGCGACCATTTGCCGCTTTAGTTGCTGCTGATGTAgcttctgctgctgcgagTTGCTGCGTTGGCCGAGATAAAGATAAACTTTTGCAATTACAAGAGGCGAGAGTGAGCGAAGCAGAAACAAGCAATTGGATGGGAGAATGTAAGTAGTCGCAACCCGATAGCATCGAATCGAGTTTACGTTTAGTGCGTTGCGTTTCCCATTGGCATTGGCTAATTAGCTGAAACAGCGCCCCGACTTTTCCCCAAAACCCCAACTTAAATTATGCCCACTTAAATGGACTCTAGAGTGAGAAGACTTTAAAAGTTGTGCCCAACTTGCGAGCGTTGAAAATTTCTCTGTTAACATATGCAAAGGAAAAAAATCAGAGAGCTGGCAAAATGCTGTGTGCTTCGACTTAGGTGGGTCCGCCTAAAAGAACTTTTGATGACTTTTTGAAAGTTTTACGCTTCACCAGAAGTAAAACGCAAATTACCCGAACCGGCATTACTTATGGCCAACAATAACAAGAGCAAGAAGATCGACATCCGGCAGGAGCTACTGCCAAAGATATAAAGTTGTGACCCTCACTTCGCTCCTCATCATAATTTGATGGTCGAGACTTCGGGACTTTTGGTCCCCAACAAGTGAGTGCAACAAATGAGCCAAAATTGCGACTAATTGGGCCACAGCTCGGGGTGGCTCTAATGTAATGGGTCAATTGGTGGGTTATGCAAGCTTAAAATTTAAGCTTAAGGTAATTGACATGTACTtatgtgtatttatttaatttaatttattaaaacatAAAATGTCGTTCACTTATAATCAATCACATTTAATTGCGAGCGCTAATTATAATCATTTCATTGTAAGTAGATGATAATTATTTCAGCGTTATATGAGCCAAGCGGAGGTGATGAATTGCAACGTTAATGAACCCAACTCCACATATACACGCGCTTTAATTCAATATTCCACCGCGGGCCTAAGCCGCAGTTCGAAATACAACTGGTATACGAAAGATAAAAACTCGCCGCAGAGTCACATGCAAAAATTCGTGGGCATTTCGATGTTTTTTCtagctgctcctgctgccgctgACCAACCAAACATTTTGTTTGTGCAAAAATTCTGTGTGATTTCCCCACGGAAATTGATGATGGTGTTTGCTGAGTCGCAAACGTGTTGGCGGAGCTAAGCGGGATGAGTTTGGGGACAGGACAGCGCCATCCCGTCGCTGGGCCCACCTACAGTGAATTTGTCATTTCCAGTTCTAAACGTGCGGACAAACACTGAATCACTCGTGCCCGAGGTTACGGGGATACGACGATACGGGAATCGGTATTCGCAGAGGGCCGGACAGACCCACCAGGAGATGGAACACGGAAACCCGAGCCAAGCTGTGCCTGCTCAATGCCGATTCCAGTGTGCGTTGCTCATAGAGATGATTGCGTGATGCGTACTTTGATAATGGAGATAAAATTACTATTGCAATTAAGCTATTTAGTTTATTACCAATAAAATTTCTCTTTGTGTAAATAATCGAACGTATAATTTGAAGAACAGAGCTTTGCCACAAATGTGGTTtatatttgtaagcttataaTATTTAAGCTTATCAATCCAtttaataatagaatatgacCTATAACATTTAATCTTTTGATTGttgaatatgtatattattcCTGTGACTCCACATGTTATGACATGTAGTCAGCACTTTGGATGATCCTCCTTTATGTAGACTCATGATCGCTGTTCAGCCATTCGTGAGTCCGTCTCTTGTTTGGGCTTCTGTTGGCATGGTTGTCAGCAGCCGTGCCAAAGGACTGGTGACTGGATTCAGctcgaggacgaggacgaggacgacgacgaggaccAGAGCACAGTGCGTGTCGCTTTAACAAACCGGAAGTTACATGCGATGTAATGAAAAAGGACAGGGCGGAAGTCGCAGCGGGGCTACCCATTTCAGCAAGGGGGCCCAGTGGGCCCGGTTCTGATTCAGGACCTCGAACTACGGCCCTTTCCGAATGAGTTTGCTTTAACGCTGCTGGTATTTATAGACAATTGGTTCGTGATTGTTGACAGCGCTCAGCGTCCCGCTGAACTCTCCACGGACCCGGCCATCGACATACACCATCGACCACTCGAATCGAATTGACTCGGCTGGGCTCGAGTCAGCTCTGCCCTGGCAATTTTTTGCATGCTCCATAAAAATGGTACAAAATATGGTTGACTGTGGGCAGAGGCGAGTCGGAACCAGATGAGTGGGTTTAAGTGAATGGTTGCGCACTGCATGCAGGAAATAGCGGGCAGTTTCCCATTTAGGCAATTGAGTTAGGCCCCGAGGCCCAGGAATAAATCAGTGAAATCTGCAAAGGATTTTTGGTAGAAAATTGCATTCAACACGAACTGTACATGAAAAAAAACAACGTCAATTTTGACGGTCGCAAAGCTCTTAGGCGTAATATTTTGTAAGGTGATTTTATGTTAATCTATATTTGCTTCAGTCtacacaaaaagaaaaaacgaaATATTAATCAAGCACAAAAAAATTATAGAATAGGGGATGTTCAATTAAACTGTCTCCAACTTTACGATAGCTCAGAAAAATTTGTCagttttaatttcaaaataattaacTCCTACAAAATTTTtgtgttcaaaattaattttaattttatccCTTTGGCCAAAATATGTCGGAAACAAATAATACTTGTACAAATGATGACATCGCGTTGGAGAAAGAAGAATCACTTATCGATAGCAGTTCTCTGAAGGCTCAGTCAGATTTAAGCACTTCCGAATTGGAGGCAATCGTGAGGAACACCGTGAAAGAGATTCCAACACCTCCAAACTATGTCGACCTAACTGTGAATAGCATTGTAAATGCAATTCTgcccaaaataaaaaacaaatatgatGCGATCGAAATGAAGGTTGATAGTATCCAAAAATCTCTGGACACGTATAGCCAGCAAGCGGAAGCAATGGATCGGGACATAGCTGAAATATTTTTGGACTTGCACACTATTTATAATAAGCTCGAAAAACTCGATAAAAGTGGCAGTAAGTTATGCTGCACGAAAAAAGCAATTTTATTAAGACATGTTAAGAAGTCTGAAGACTTGCTGAACCGTTCGCGCCATTACCTCACAAACGATCCCAAAGAGTTGAGTGCCCATCTTGTTGGTCCACCAACGGAAGTCCCATCGACTCAAAAGGTACGTGATCGATTTCAAAGTTAATAAGCCCAACTAACAATCGCTATCAAGGAGCACACAACAAACTCGGACGGCAGAACGACAGAAAGTATCTAAACCATCAAACAGCAAGGTGGGATAAGCGTGTCTTTCTTATCAACATGTTAATGATATTCACCTCAatcggtaaaaaaaaaatacttcaTAGACGCCAAGCGCATATTAAATTGGGACTGCAACTAAAAAACATTTATCAAATTGTCAACTATTTATAACAAATATCTGTTTgaacattttattaaattcaataaaaagtATTACGTTGGATAGCCTGACTTAACTGTAAATAACCTGTAGGACCTTTCCATTCTACCTTTTTCAATTGCAGGTCTCACTTGCTCCCCAATTTCTTTGTTATCTCTCTGTTTTTCCTTCAATGGCTTTGTAAACAAAGCAAAGTGCAAATTTATGTGGTAAACCACTTGAAATCGAACATTTTTTCCATCAGAGGAGATGCCCTGAATGCAAAGCTTTGATTGTTGCTTAAAATGTATCTTGaactgtatctgtatctcacTTCTTGCCCTCACCGAATTCGAATCCGAGCCCGCAACTGTTGTGCAAATGTAAATGTTGGCAAAGTGGCAAGTCAGGTGGTTGGATGATGTTcttcattccattccattaGCCTCAAGTTAAAGCTTGGGCTGAGCTGATGACTGTTAAAGTTGAAATGTACATTTGAATTTGGGTCTAAACCGATATACGTCAGGTGTGTGAAAATTGAGCTTAATCAGTAGTTATTTTGCCTGCCTTAATTCATGTTCCCCTCACGATTTGATAAAAGCAGGTTTAGCTAACTCCATCGCTGGTTGATATTGTTCAGGCAAAACGGGGTTAATTCGATTATCGTCAATCGGTGTGTGGTAGTTCTTAATTGATTTGAGCAAACGCTGCAAACGAGATTAATTGATGAGACAGGGAAACCGAAGCCCAAATGGGCAATGCCAAAGCCCCCAATCTAAAATGGACAATTCAAATTGAATGTATGCCCATTCAGAGATCCATTCTAAATTGTGTTGTCTTCTTTACTGCAGCAGGTTGTGTGCACTCAAAATAATAGAGCGCAGCATAGAGCAAATACGACAAAGGGACAAAACGCAAACTGAAAGCTAAAAACTCGGTAGGAGGATCCAAGGATCTCTGACTGCTGTGCTCTGCCTGTGTAATAGCAGCGTTTACTCAATTTTAGTACGTAGTAAACGTATTTCTTTTATGGCCCCGTAGGTTATTTGTGCATCGCTCTGACTCGCTGGCACGGTCTACATTCCGGGATGCTAGCGTACATTCAGACAAACAATTCAGAAAAGATATATATCCCTGACACAATAAACGAAGTTCGTTTCCTGAGTGGCCATTTTACTGCGAGGCCTTTCAGTCGGAGTGGCCCCACCCAAACCATCTTTCCCAGCTACTCAACCCCTATCTTGGGGCCAGAACTAAGCAAATATTCGCACACAAATATGATGAAGTATCGGGGGAGTGGGTGGAGGTGGGCAGAGTTGGGTGTATATGTTTGGATTCCTGCTTCTggtttgcttttaattgctttCAAGTAAACAGAGTGCCCCTTGGTAAATGGGAACATAAATATAATTGCCAGGTTGGTTCGCATTGCTTTAAAATTTCCACTCTTGAGGCCATATGTGCCAGAGTCAAACATTTGCCTGTCCAGATTTCCTTCCTTAGTTCCAGTTGCTAGAGGCTTGGGTTACGTTTTGCACTGCCGAAGGTGTTACTTAATTTAATACCGTGATTTGTTTGCCACCCTGATTATTGTGGTCGCCATTCTGGGCCTTTGATTTGCCTCCTAAACTGGCAAACACAACAAGCGTACTCAGCGAGAACAAGCAATCTTCTTGGTTGGGAGTACTAATGTGTCATTttcattattaatattaagttaGAAGTAAATGAAAAATCGGAGATTATTAgtcataaaataaaatcgcTTTATGAATTATGTGCAGCATTTAAAGCATTGCATTATTTTCTAAACTATGTTTGTGGTATTAATATTTGCATATAATGCAAATCACTTATGTTGCATTGTGTTATTTACATAACTGCCAGCCCGCAGTGTGAATGATTTTTCGCATAGTCCTTTTTTGTTGCTGAATCGCCTTTGGGAGAGTATTGGTCAAGTGCCAGCTGCATTAGGCcataaatttgccaaaaagtaaacagtaaacattttattgttgTTCGTTCCCGCACAACCCTCCCATTTGActgttttaaataattatttaacattttacATTGTTTAGCTCGCGTTTTCGTGTCGCTATGCGGGCGAGCTCGATGTAGGGGGCGGCTTTTGTTTGTTGTAAAGATTTGCACGATTTGCATTTGTGCCAAAACGATTCATGAATGATTCATGTGCGCCAGACCAGAAGCAGATGTCGACAATACTCATCCCAGTTCGATTTATGCATCGGGCACGTGCCAACCGTTTGTCAGTGATGACGGTGATGCTTTAAAAGGATTTCAAATTTTATAAAAGGGGCTCGCTTAGAGATGAGTACCCGAAAACAAGTGGTACGCATTCTGAACTTTAAAGATTTCGCTTTCATTTCATAGATGCCTACTTTTTGCGGCAAGGCTTGATTTTTCTATCACTAGCAATCGTAGGATATACATAAACCAAATCAAAACATGCCGGTAAGTtacaaattttgaatttttgtttcatttattttcatttgctcAATAGATTTTCATTTGTTAACAGATAATAGCCAACGAGACAATAAGGAACAGAAAAGAGGTTAAGGGTCAAACAATTAAGAAAACACCCACTTGCAATGTAAGCCATGGTCTAGGTCGAAGGCAATCGCTGACTGGCGTCAGCCAGAAAgtaaaaaatgtcaaaaactATAAACTTAGCGAGGAAGGTGCAACGACTTGGCTAAATTGCCATAGTCAAACTATTGGCGTACAGAAAAAACACATCACGGACTTGGGAATAGAcgtaaataatttttttgaaGGACCGGTCATGAAAAATCGTCCGACACCTTTAACTCCGAAAAACAACATTTCAGATACACGATATGAATCGAAGTTGTGTAATGATACCAATGATCCTGGATGTTATAATAATATGGTAACGCGGCAACAacctaataaaatattcagcCACGATAATAAGGTACATATTCTATTGAATCCCGAGATTGTTAAACCGATAGATAAAGGCATTCTAGACAAGTTAAAGAAATTGCCGCGACGCGCCAGTAAGTCCCGAAATTGCCGAGTGCAGAAGAGTAACACAAGTCATTTATCGAAACCTTTATATAGCAGAAGCAAAAGAAGAAGTGAAATAAGGATGTCTAAGGAAAATCTTGAATATGATAATATAACACTGTGCAACTTCGAAGACATAATACCCAGGTATTATCTACTGTATAATGACAGTGAAAAATGCAACAGCTCTGACACAGGCAGCGATGACACGATAACCGAAAGCAGTCTAATAGATAATAACGATATCTTCACTtcagaggaagaagatgatcAAAGTCGAACAGGGTATGAATCGGGTATATCCACAGGTGATGAAGATCAGTATGAATTTGATAGTCATAGGCAACTGCTTGCAGAGGATAAGGATGATAGTGATATCTTTCTATCAAAGGAAGAAGTTTATATCCAAGGACATAAGGCTAGTGAATTGAGAAACCACTCAAAAAAAGACGAGAGACTGCTTCCGGAAAATTACTTCATTGTAGACAACGATTTCAAAAATGATGCACAGTATGGCGAAGACATTAAATGCATCGATCAACTATTCCGTGGGGTCAATCCAACTTGGAAGGTACGACAAGCATATGTGACCATTTTACAAATTGCTACTCCTTGTTGGCCTCACATAGATGCCTCACTATTGACGACAATTCTGTTAAGCTTTGATAAACAGTTGACAAAGCAGGTCAATCATATTTGGATGGTGCATAAACCATGTGTGTACATTTTGCAAGTTATTCGCCCTAGTCGGCATGATTCTTATACATCACATCTGCATTTTAATATGGCAATTCGTCCCGGAGAGTGGAACAACTATGATGATCCCCATCCAACTCTAGTGGTGAAAATGCAGTTAAGTTCGCTGCTATGTAACGAAGAGGAGGAATCATACTTCGAACAGACGCAAGAGGAAATGTTGGCCGATGGCTCCAATCATATAAGCCCTATGGAAGTGAACCACTATAAGCAGTTAATGAATAATATTTACCGCAGAAGAATATTGCTTGAATTGCGGGTTGAAGAGGAAATGCCCAATGCAGATAGGCGGAGGGAATTTGTGATATTTGAATTCAGCGTAATATGTAATATCTTAAGTGCAATTGCCATCACCACTTCGTTCTTAATCTTTCAAGATATATTTTCGGTGCGACCGAATCTAACGTTTTGGCAGAGAATATTGGTATGTTTTGGTATCGATAAATCTGataatttcaattatattttttaaatgaataaaataagacctgacaaaaagtatttatttaagtttaatcTTGGGAAAAATGTAATGGTAAATCCACTCCACCCGTTTATTAAAAGTGACTTTTATACGTTTTGTGCCCTTGTTGCGAAATGCACGTGTCTCAGAAACAAGCTTTTTAAGTATTTAGTACCAAGTCGATTACGAGTATTTCCCGCTTAGTCCTTTTCCAAATTCCCCGGTTTCAGATGAAGATGGAAATGGCAGCCTTCCCGGCAGCCAATCGCGCCAGTGAGCGtcagcaaatgcaaatttaatggTCTATGAAAAAGGTAGCCGGGCAAATGCTTTTAACCACATCCGCTGCTATTAGTTCACCGTCGGAACCATCAGAGCCGTTGCTAAACAACAAGAGCGACGGATAACAATGGAAAATGACGCCAGTAGAAATGCGAAAATCAATGCGCATTAGTGGATGGTGTTATTTCATCTTATTCTGCTGGAGAATTGGCCATATCCCTAGCAAACCCTAGCGTAAATTTTAGATTAGCCGAACGGGATGTGAAGCTCAGGAACCACCGCAAAAATGTACCACTCTGATGAGCATTGAATATCTAATGTCTCGAAAGTGTACACTTTAGTATAGGTTTGTAATGTTGAAGAATATTTAAGGTGGGTACACTTGCCTAAACAACCACTGTTTTTAGGCATCGAATTCGAGATATTCTGTAGTATATATAGAGGGTAGCCAAATAATGCCGACAAAGCTAAGCCTGCGCTTTGGATTGGTTTTGTGCGC
This genomic stretch from Drosophila mauritiana strain mau12 chromosome 2L, ASM438214v1, whole genome shotgun sequence harbors:
- the LOC117150563 gene encoding uncharacterized protein LOC117150563, encoding MSETNNTCTNDDIALEKEESLIDSSSLKAQSDLSTSELEAIVRNTVKEIPTPPNYVDLTVNSIVNAILPKIKNKYDAIEMKVDSIQKSLDTYSQQAEAMDRDIAEIFLDLHTIYNKLEKLDKSGSKLCCTKKAILLRHVKKSEDLLNRSRHYLTNDPKELSAHLVGPPTEVPSTQKEHTTNSDGRTTESI
- the LOC117150561 gene encoding uncharacterized protein LOC117150561 isoform X3, whose protein sequence is MPIIANETIRNRKEVKGQTIKKTPTCNVSHGLGRRQSLTGVSQKVKNVKNYKLSEEGATTWLNCHSQTIGVQKKHITDLGIDVNNFFEGPVMKNRPTPLTPKNNISDTRYESKLCNDTNDPGCYNNMVTRQQPNKIFSHDNKVHILLNPEIVKPIDKGILDKLKKLPRRATEAKEEVK
- the LOC117150561 gene encoding uncharacterized protein LOC117150561 isoform X1, producing the protein MPIIANETIRNRKEVKGQTIKKTPTCNVSHGLGRRQSLTGVSQKVKNVKNYKLSEEGATTWLNCHSQTIGVQKKHITDLGIDVNNFFEGPVMKNRPTPLTPKNNISDTRYESKLCNDTNDPGCYNNMVTRQQPNKIFSHDNKVHILLNPEIVKPIDKGILDKLKKLPRRASKSRNCRVQKSNTSHLSKPLYSRSKRRSEIRMSKENLEYDNITLCNFEDIIPRYYLLYNDSEKCNSSDTGSDDTITESSLIDNNDIFTSEEEDDQSRTGYESGISTGDEDQYEFDSHRQLLAEDKDDSDIFLSKEEVYIQGHKASELRNHSKKDERLLPENYFIVDNDFKNDAQYGEDIKCIDQLFRGVNPTWKVRQAYVTILQIATPCWPHIDASLLTTILLSFDKQLTKQVNHIWMVHKPCVYILQVIRPSRHDSYTSHLHFNMAIRPGEWNNYDDPHPTLVVKMQLSSLLCNEEEESYFEQTQEEMLADGSNHISPMEVNHYKQLMNNIYRRRILLELRVEEEMPNADRRREFVIFEFSVICNILSAIAITTSFLIFQDIFSVRPNLTFWQRILVCFGIDKSDNFNYIF
- the LOC117150561 gene encoding uncharacterized protein LOC117150561 isoform X2, encoding MSKENLEYDNITLCNFEDIIPRYYLLYNDSEKCNSSDTGSDDTITESSLIDNNDIFTSEEEDDQSRTGYESGISTGDEDQYEFDSHRQLLAEDKDDSDIFLSKEEVYIQGHKASELRNHSKKDERLLPENYFIVDNDFKNDAQYGEDIKCIDQLFRGVNPTWKVRQAYVTILQIATPCWPHIDASLLTTILLSFDKQLTKQVNHIWMVHKPCVYILQVIRPSRHDSYTSHLHFNMAIRPGEWNNYDDPHPTLVVKMQLSSLLCNEEEESYFEQTQEEMLADGSNHISPMEVNHYKQLMNNIYRRRILLELRVEEEMPNADRRREFVIFEFSVICNILSAIAITTSFLIFQDIFSVRPNLTFWQRILVCFGIDKSDNFNYIF